From the Halarchaeum grantii genome, the window AGTCGGTCGCGGACGGCCGCCATCGACACGCCGGCGTCGTCGGCGAGGGCGAGCGCGCCGCCCATGCCCGCGCCCTCCTTCGCGACGCCCGCGAGGTAGTGTTCGGTGGCGGCGTGGTCGGTGTGCTCGAAGCCGGGGTCGGTGACGCGGAGGTCGACGCCGAGGTCGTCGGCGGCCGCGCGGAGGTCGACGCCGTCGTCGTCGGCGACGAACGAGGTGGTGGCGAGCGCGAACGGGTCGTCGATGCCGCGATGGCGGACGAGCGTCGCGGCGGCGAGCATCTGCGTCCCGCCCGCGACGGTGACGGTCTTGCCCGCGTCGAGCGCGCCCTCGACGAGGCCGGCGATGGTGGCGAGCGTCGGGTCGCCCATCCGCCTGACGGCGGCAACCGGATCGCCGGAGAGGGCGCCGGGTTCGAGGCCGCTCGCATCGAGGGCGTCCGCGACGACGTCGCGCTTGAGGGCGATTGGGTTCGTGGGGAGCGAGGAGGAGACGCCGTACTGCTCGCCGAGCGCGCGGAGGACGCCGAGCGCCGTCGTCGTCCCTCCGGGTATGGTTTCGCCGACGACGAGGCTCTCGTCGGGGTGGCCGCGAGCGTACTCGGCGGCGGCGTCGAACAGGGCGGCCGCGTTCGCCACCGGCTCGGGGTCGCGGACGTCGCGGCCGGGTTCGCTCCCGAGGCGGACGGCGGGCGCGGCGGTGCGCGCGGCCAGCCCCGCGTCGAGCGCGACGACGTCGAAGCCGACGAGTTCGCGGACAGCGCGCGTCACGAGCGCCGGCGTCGGACAGCCGTCCGGGCTGACGGGGACGAACGGCGCGAAGACCGGGCGGCCGTAGGCGACGAGCTCGGCGTCCGCAGCCGGCGTCTGCGCCATCAGGTCGGGGCTCGCGCCGGCGGCGCTGATGCCGTCGATGGTCGCCGTCTCCGTCGTGCCGGCGACGAGCAGGACGGTCACAGCAACGCCTCCGCGAGGACGGCGTCGTCGAGGTGGTTCACGTTGACTGCGTAGCGTACGTCGTAACTGAGGAACATGGTTTCGGTGTCGGTGTCGGCGACGACGTTGACGCCCGCCGGAGCGACTTCGCGGCCGTCGCGCTCGTAGGTCGTGTCGGCGCTCGCGCCGAGTTGACGTTTCAGTTCGGCCGGAACGCAGACCTGCACGGCGTCGGTCACAGAGCCGGCGGCGGCGTGGGCGAGGACGCGGTTCACGGCGGCGCCGTCGAGGAGCGGGAGGTCGGCAGCGACGGTGAGAGCCGGGGTCTCGACGGCATCGAGCGCGACGTCGAGGTCGCTCACGTAGCCCGCACCGGGCGTCTCGACGGTGTCGAGGCCGCGCGCGTCGAGGTGTGCGGCGGTCTCGGGGGTCGCGGGGGTGACCGCCGCCGTGACCGAGTCGATGCGGCTCGCTGCGAGCGCGTCCAGCACGCGGTCGACCATCGGCCGGCCCGCGACGGGGAAGAGCGGTTTCTCCGCCTCCGTCTCGAGGCGGGTGCCGCGGCCGCCGCACATCACCAGTGCGTCCACGCGATCACCCCCACGAGGAGCGCGGCGAGGCGCGCGAGTTCGTTCGACGCGCCGATGACGTCGCCGTTGATGCCGCCGAGGCGCCGCCGCGACCACGCGAGCACACCGAGCGCGGCGAGCAGGGCCGCGCCGAGGGCGGTGGCGGCGGCCGGGTTCGGGTACGTCACGAGCGCGGCCGGGAGCGCGACGAGGAGGGGGAGCACGAGCGAGCGCGCGGAGAGGGAGTCGCTGACGGCCGCCCCGAGCCCGTCGTGGGTCGCGTCGCCGAGGCAGGCGACGGTCGCCATCGCGAGTTTCGCGCCGACTTCGACGGCGAGGGCGAGCGCGGCGGCACGGAGCGGAAGCGTGGCGAGCCTCGCGGCGGCGACCCACGTGCCGAGGAGGACGAGCGCGAGCGCGAGCACCGCGCCGACGCCGACGGCGGAGTCTTTGAGAACGTCGCGGCGGCGCTCGGGCGTGGCGTCGCCGTGGACGGCGGCGGCGTCCCCGAGGTCGGCGACGGCGTCGGCGTGCGCGACGCCCGTGACGGCGTAGATGCCGAGCAGGTAGCCGAACCCGGTCAGGTCGGCGTCGAGACCGAGGAGGAAGGGCACTGTGAGGACGAGGCCGATGGGGTAGGCGGCGAGCGGGAAGGCTGCCGGCGACGCGCGGAAGGCGTCCCAGTCCCGCTCTCGGTGGCCGACCGGGAGGCGCGTGAGGAAGCCGAGCGCGCCACGGACGGCGCTCAGAGCCACGCGACCACCCCGGTGGCGCCGACGGCGAGCACGCCCGCTCGGTTCACGATGCGGACGGCGCGCTCCGCGTCGGCGGTCGTCGGGAGGGGGGCGTCCGGGTTGAGCGTGTAGACGCCGGGTTTCTCGAGGCGGACGTCGAGCGCGGCGGCGAGCGCCGCCATCGGCCACCCGGAGTTCGGCGACGGCGGGGCGTGCGCCCACGTTTGCGCTCGCGGGAGCGCGCGACCGTCGA encodes:
- a CDS encoding nicotinate-nucleotide--dimethylbenzimidazole phosphoribosyltransferase, whose product is MTVLLVAGTTETATIDGISAAGASPDLMAQTPAADAELVAYGRPVFAPFVPVSPDGCPTPALVTRAVRELVGFDVVALDAGLAARTAAPAVRLGSEPGRDVRDPEPVANAAALFDAAAEYARGHPDESLVVGETIPGGTTTALGVLRALGEQYGVSSSLPTNPIALKRDVVADALDASGLEPGALSGDPVAAVRRMGDPTLATIAGLVEGALDAGKTVTVAGGTQMLAAATLVRHRGIDDPFALATTSFVADDDGVDLRAAADDLGVDLRVTDPGFEHTDHAATEHYLAGVAKEGAGMGGALALADDAGVSMAAVRDRLVERYDELVGDERGDADGA
- a CDS encoding NTP transferase domain-containing protein, whose translation is MCGGRGTRLETEAEKPLFPVAGRPMVDRVLDALAASRIDSVTAAVTPATPETAAHLDARGLDTVETPGAGYVSDLDVALDAVETPALTVAADLPLLDGAAVNRVLAHAAAGSVTDAVQVCVPAELKRQLGASADTTYERDGREVAPAGVNVVADTDTETMFLSYDVRYAVNVNHLDDAVLAEALL
- the cobS gene encoding adenosylcobinamide-GDP ribazoletransferase — its product is MALSAVRGALGFLTRLPVGHRERDWDAFRASPAAFPLAAYPIGLVLTVPFLLGLDADLTGFGYLLGIYAVTGVAHADAVADLGDAAAVHGDATPERRRDVLKDSAVGVGAVLALALVLLGTWVAAARLATLPLRAAALALAVEVGAKLAMATVACLGDATHDGLGAAVSDSLSARSLVLPLLVALPAALVTYPNPAAATALGAALLAALGVLAWSRRRLGGINGDVIGASNELARLAALLVGVIAWTHW